The proteins below are encoded in one region of Campylobacter rectus:
- a CDS encoding tetratricopeptide repeat protein, which produces MRKILIFLLPIWLFGTSCEEAIELSVEEFIKRDRNAAATALVSEKAAQICMAEYGEEHESTIIALNNSGSFFMFAGEPQKALEAYERSLKILQKGLGKEHKALAKPYRGVASAQSALGRYDEAIANFGAAIRCYELGGENMQKDLMSCYAGLGDTLYKTGDFTGAYAKHAAALKIFEEVFGIDGVNLLRTKYYALLASDLAGLGKKTEALQNYEKALELANKILEKSGDEHAKRLQSEIETEMRKL; this is translated from the coding sequence ATGCGTAAAATTTTAATTTTTCTGCTTCCGATTTGGCTATTTGGGACGAGCTGCGAGGAGGCAATAGAGCTTAGCGTCGAAGAGTTTATCAAGCGCGACCGCAACGCCGCGGCTACTGCGCTAGTGAGTGAAAAGGCGGCGCAAATTTGCATGGCTGAGTATGGCGAAGAGCATGAGAGCACGATCATAGCATTAAACAACTCGGGCAGCTTTTTTATGTTTGCAGGCGAGCCGCAAAAGGCGCTTGAGGCTTATGAGCGGTCGCTAAAAATTTTGCAAAAAGGGCTCGGCAAAGAGCACAAAGCGCTTGCAAAGCCCTATCGCGGCGTAGCTAGCGCACAGTCGGCGCTGGGGCGATACGATGAGGCGATAGCGAATTTCGGCGCGGCGATCAGATGCTATGAGCTTGGCGGCGAGAATATGCAAAAAGATCTGATGAGCTGCTACGCGGGGCTCGGCGATACGCTCTATAAAACGGGCGATTTTACCGGCGCATACGCAAAACACGCCGCCGCGCTTAAAATTTTCGAAGAGGTTTTCGGCATAGACGGCGTAAATTTGCTACGCACGAAGTATTATGCGCTACTAGCGAGCGATCTGGCGGGGCTCGGCAAGAAAACAGAGGCGCTGCAAAACTACGAAAAAGCCCTTGAGCTCGCGAATAAAATTTTAGAAAAAAGCGGCGATGAGCACGCAAAACGCCTGCAAAGCGAGATAGAGACCGAGATGAGAAAGCTTTGA
- a CDS encoding saccharopine dehydrogenase family protein, which produces MSNILIIGAGGVSQVATVKCAMNADVFSKITLASRTKSKCDAIAKFIKDRLGVAIDTAQIDADDMGAVVALIKKTGADLLLNVALPYQDLTLMDACSRAGIPYIDTANYEHPGAAKFEYKLQWAKDGEFKAANTMALLGSGFDPGVTNVFCAYAQQNLFDEIHEIDILDCNAGDHGYPFATNFNPEINLREVSAKGRYWECGEWKETEPMEIMFKWDYPKVGVKDSYLLYHEELESLVKNIKGLKRIRFFMTFGQSYLTHMKCLENVGMLRIDEVEHNGVKIVPIQFLKTLLPDPASLGPRTKGKTNIGCVIRGLKDGKERQVYIYNVCDHEACYAETGAQAVSYTTGVPAMIGSMMVAKGIWSGKGVFNMENFDANPFMDELNRQGLPWEIIEMKPGERYEID; this is translated from the coding sequence ATGTCAAATATCTTAATCATAGGCGCGGGCGGCGTGAGCCAAGTCGCGACCGTAAAATGCGCGATGAACGCGGACGTTTTTAGCAAGATCACCCTTGCTAGCCGCACCAAAAGCAAGTGCGACGCGATCGCTAAATTTATAAAAGACCGCTTGGGCGTCGCTATCGACACCGCCCAGATCGACGCGGACGATATGGGCGCCGTGGTCGCGCTCATCAAAAAAACGGGTGCCGATTTGCTTTTAAATGTGGCGCTGCCCTATCAAGACCTAACCCTCATGGACGCGTGCTCTCGCGCCGGCATCCCATATATCGACACCGCAAACTACGAGCACCCGGGCGCCGCGAAATTTGAATACAAGCTACAGTGGGCGAAAGACGGCGAGTTTAAAGCCGCAAACACGATGGCGCTGCTGGGAAGCGGCTTTGATCCAGGCGTGACGAACGTATTTTGCGCCTACGCGCAGCAAAATTTATTTGACGAGATCCATGAGATCGACATCCTAGACTGCAACGCGGGCGATCACGGCTATCCGTTTGCGACGAATTTCAACCCAGAAATCAACCTGCGCGAAGTAAGCGCAAAGGGTCGGTACTGGGAGTGCGGCGAGTGGAAAGAGACCGAGCCGATGGAAATAATGTTCAAATGGGACTATCCAAAAGTAGGCGTCAAGGACAGCTACCTGCTCTATCACGAGGAGCTAGAAAGCCTTGTTAAAAACATCAAAGGGCTAAAGCGAATCCGCTTTTTTATGACATTCGGACAGAGCTACCTCACGCATATGAAGTGCCTAGAAAACGTCGGCATGCTGCGCATCGACGAGGTCGAGCACAACGGCGTAAAGATCGTGCCGATCCAGTTTTTAAAGACGCTTTTGCCTGATCCAGCGAGCCTCGGCCCCCGCACGAAGGGTAAAACCAACATCGGCTGCGTGATACGTGGGCTAAAAGATGGCAAAGAGCGCCAGGTCTATATCTACAACGTCTGCGATCACGAGGCTTGCTACGCCGAAACGGGCGCGCAGGCCGTGAGCTACACGACGGGCGTGCCTGCGATGATCGGCTCGATGATGGTCGCAAAGGGCATCTGGAGCGGAAAAGGCGTCTTTAATATGGAAAATTTCGACGCCAATCCTTTTATGGACGAGCTAAACAGGCAGGGCTTGCCGTGGGAGATAATCGAAATGAAACCAGGCGAGAGGTATGAAATAGACTAA
- a CDS encoding P-loop NTPase fold protein, whose protein sequence is MEKNEIDKIKEKLIQIFKDESAACTTINGKWGVGKTYFWHKFVEDNSKKLNKSFVYISLFGKDSVNQIVKEIILQAYRASKVISEVSEKAKYLKFDKILDSVVPTLGSAIIGCISFFEKKDFENIVICFDDFERLSNKLSIKDVFGLISELKEQKNCHIVMIFNAEELKLDDIKRYKDKIVDYEFNYNPTAENTYKIIEDKLKVFKDYPLEYFKKHNINNIRIMKRVVTALNDFGFLEKDLKDFKYTEQILVKDIMEIATINALKLNMDFKELDKYSFKYFTNNLKDNEKNKEFDEVIEYAQRNYLEPSDIREEIISYITKSITDDEKIRDVVNIVKFKEDKLKELDGYMHRLQYDFELDDGEYCNKIRDFLADNIDMVYVLGVSNFIFYIEFIKERNPTQADEYHNFAINILKVILENNSYNTILPYNPDIDKILEFDPILIGYDDNLRDMSNQAKVSSKEGILNILNNRNEYELKILEKVDDKILKDFILSDREFCFSIVSFLKSSLSRYSGFKNLVNKFIGIFESIKSDKNDIKSIKILNEIKRNHSKK, encoded by the coding sequence ATGGAAAAAAATGAAATAGATAAAATAAAAGAAAAACTCATTCAGATTTTTAAAGACGAAAGTGCTGCTTGTACTACTATAAACGGTAAATGGGGTGTTGGGAAAACTTACTTTTGGCATAAATTTGTAGAAGATAATTCAAAGAAATTAAATAAAAGTTTCGTATATATTTCTTTATTCGGTAAGGATAGTGTTAATCAGATAGTAAAGGAGATTATACTTCAAGCTTATAGGGCAAGTAAGGTTATATCTGAAGTTTCAGAGAAAGCTAAATATTTAAAATTTGATAAAATTTTAGATTCGGTTGTGCCTACGCTCGGCTCAGCAATTATCGGGTGCATATCGTTTTTTGAAAAGAAAGATTTCGAAAATATCGTAATTTGTTTTGATGATTTTGAAAGATTATCAAATAAATTAAGCATAAAAGATGTATTTGGATTAATATCGGAATTAAAAGAACAGAAAAACTGTCATATAGTTATGATTTTTAATGCTGAGGAATTAAAATTAGATGATATCAAAAGATATAAAGATAAAATCGTAGATTATGAATTTAACTATAATCCTACCGCGGAAAATACCTATAAAATTATAGAAGACAAACTTAAGGTTTTTAAGGATTATCCACTCGAATATTTTAAAAAACACAATATAAACAATATTAGGATTATGAAACGAGTAGTAACTGCGCTTAATGATTTTGGCTTTTTAGAAAAAGATTTAAAGGATTTTAAATATACTGAGCAAATTTTAGTAAAAGATATTATGGAAATAGCTACTATAAATGCTTTGAAATTAAATATGGATTTTAAGGAGCTTGATAAATATTCTTTTAAGTACTTTACTAATAATCTTAAAGATAACGAGAAAAATAAAGAGTTTGACGAGGTTATAGAATATGCTCAAAGAAATTACCTTGAGCCAAGTGACATAAGAGAGGAAATCATAAGCTATATAACAAAATCCATAACAGATGACGAAAAGATTAGAGATGTTGTTAATATTGTAAAATTTAAAGAAGACAAGCTTAAAGAATTGGATGGATATATGCATAGATTGCAATACGACTTTGAATTGGATGATGGAGAATATTGCAATAAAATAAGAGATTTTCTTGCTGACAATATTGATATGGTGTATGTTTTAGGGGTGAGTAACTTTATTTTTTATATAGAGTTTATCAAAGAACGAAATCCGACACAAGCTGATGAATATCATAATTTTGCCATTAATATATTGAAGGTCATATTGGAAAATAATAGTTACAATACCATTTTGCCGTATAATCCTGATATAGATAAAATTTTGGAATTTGACCCTATATTAATAGGGTATGATGATAATTTGAGAGATATGTCTAATCAAGCAAAAGTTAGCTCAAAAGAAGGAATTCTAAATATTTTAAACAATAGAAACGAATATGAGTTGAAAATACTTGAAAAGGTTGACGATAAAATATTAAAAGACTTTATCTTATCTGACCGTGAATTCTGCTTTAGTATTGTTAGTTTTTTAAAAAGCAGTCTTTCTAGATATTCTGGATTTAAAAATTTGGTAAATAAGTTTATTGGAATTTTCGAGAGTATAAAATCTGATAAAAACGACATCAAATCCATCAAAATTTTAAATGAAATAAAAAGAAATCATAGTAAAAAATAA